Proteins from a genomic interval of Schistocerca piceifrons isolate TAMUIC-IGC-003096 chromosome 3, iqSchPice1.1, whole genome shotgun sequence:
- the LOC124789772 gene encoding glomulin isoform X1, with protein MAVTTEDDIDNISEAPLEHTAVLVHCLSAGETEKASAIFSDVKYEKCIVEDSSSIIEAVKQFVTRDVFKKRPNVFQCVQDILICLAQKAIPENLLLEFVELGETLGDDTVLIMILKPLQVVLDRLQKNRGFSLMWCLNMIEQHVKKLPAPENHNLEGEETKLLDCDPNVEHIVSVYRCIEPFYSHFISQITAKTAVTSLEASAQITRERKFLIRSIIMILGHPFIHTSLRLEGHSKSESRVIAENLVRNLFCIANDLLKFLEYTEVKSTKIKKRDQQSHYKSVEDALNDPVLEQPSTSIFGTDEEIPMLGLGTLYYLILGEHFLEEILPAVYNPIYVFHKNLLLSAEMLKCSEQLIIYKGLILAHTVTSRIAKASLTNSSVESEIHSKFLGRLQPVMVYCPTEEYRKLAVSVFEVYLSVLDRKCLYLLLVHLSQTAKYSAVNSFLVTYLKNVMLEEMKISSNVSPYFKGRMLQILVKKCCTLPEGAETDLLEHMSRINSVLNFIRYMVIRDKENKTGFLDCLPELKQSFLNPLGEALKLSRSHYELKLKEELENKKNKSSSDKSDGLEIKVTVAGKLFEQDPVSTIKCSLTYFDLIESLLCRVNECLESL; from the coding sequence ATGGCGGTAACAACAGAGGATGATATTGACAATATCTCTGAAGCACCCCTTGAGCATACTGCAGTGTTGGTGCACTGTCTTTCAGCTGGAGAAACGGAAAAAGCTAGTGCTATATTCAGTGATGTTAAGTATGAAAAGTGTATTGTGGAAGATAGCAGCAGCATTATAGAGGCAGTGAAGCAGTTTGTGACCCGTGATGTATTTAAGAAAAGACCAAATGTGTTTCAGTGTGTCCAGGATATTCTGATATGTTTGGCACAGAAAGCTATCCCAGAAAATTTACTTCTTGAATTTGTAGAATTAGGAGAAACATTGGGTGATGACACTGTACTAATAATGATCCTAAAACCATTACAAGTTGTGTTGGACAGGCTTCAAAAAAACAGAGGTTTCTCTCTTATGTGGTGCCTAAACATGATAGAACAGCATGTAAAAAAATTACCAGCTCCAGAGAATCACAATCTCGAAGGGGAAGAGACAAAATTGCTAGATTGTGATCCAAACGTAGAACATATTGTCAGTGTATATAGGTGTATTGAGCCATTTTATAGCCATTTCATTTCTCAGATAACTGCCAAAACTGCAGTTACCTCACTTGAAGCATCTGCACAGATAACtagagagagaaaatttttaatCAGATCCATAATTATGATATTAGGCCACCCCTTCATTCATACTTCTCTGAGACTTGAAGGTCACAGTAAAAGTGAGTCAAGAGTCATCGCAGAGAATCTGGTAAGAAATTTATTCTGTATTGCAAATGATCTTTTAAAATTCTTAGAATATACTGAAGTTAAAAGCACGAAGATAAAAAAGAGAGATCAGCAAAGCCATTATAAATCAGTAGAAGATGCTCTCAATGACCCAGTTTTAGAGCAGCCATCAACTAGTATATTTGGTACAGATGAAGAAATCCCCATGTTAGGTTTGGGTAcattgtattatttaattcttgggGAACATTTTCTAGAAGAAATTCTACCTGCAGTTTACAACCCCATTTACGTATTTCATAAAAACTTACTTCTTAGTGCAGAAATGCTCAAATGTTCAGAACAATTGATAATATACAAGGGCTTGATTTTAGCACACACAGTCACATCAAGAATTGCTAAAGCATCCCTGACAAACTCGTCAGTTGAAAGTGAAATCCACAGCAAATTTCTAGGTCGTTTACAACCTGTGATGGTTTATTGTCCAACTGAAGAGTATAGAAAGCTTGCAGTCAGTGTTTTTGAAGTGTACCTTTCTGTATTAGACAGGAAATGTCTTTATTTGTTGCTAGTACATTTGTCACAAACGGCTAAGTACTCTGCTGTCAATAGTTTTCTTGTCACGTATTTAAAGAACGTTATGTTGGAAGAAATGAAGATTAGCAGCAACGTATCACCTTATTTTAAAGGCAGAATGCTTCAGATTTTAGTCAAGAAGTGTTGTACACTACCTGAAGGAGCAGAGACTGACCTTCTGGAACATATGTCGAGAATAAATTCCGTTCTTAATTTCATTCGCTATATGGTTATAAGAGACAAAGAGAACAAAACAGGGTTTCTTGATTGTTTGCCTGAATTAAAGCAGTCATTTCTTAATCCACTTGGAGAAGCTCTTAAGTTGTCAAGAAGCCACTATGAACTGAAACTCAAAGAAGAACTCGAGAATAAAAAAAACAAATCAAGTTCGGACAAAAGTGATGGGCTGGAAATAAAAGTTACAGTGGCAGGAAAACTTTTCGAACAAGATCCTGTCAGTACAATAAAGTGCTCACTGACCTATTTTGATTTAATAGAAAGTCTTCTGTGCCGAGTGAATGAGTGTTTAGAATCTCTGTAA